DNA from Synechococcus elongatus PCC 6301:
CGGTCTTACAACGCTTGACCTTCTTCTCAATCAACTCGGGCGGATCGAGCAAGTTGATCCGGCTTAGTTCAGTCGGATCGGACTTCGACATTTTCTTGGTGCCATCGGTCAGACTCATCACCCGCGCACCTGCCTTGGGAATCAATGGCTCCGGCAATTTAAAGATCGGGGTGTCATCACGACCGAACAGGTGATTGATGCGAACCGCAATGTCGCGGGTCAACTCCAAGTGTTGCTTTTGGTCTTCGCCCACCGGCACGCGATCGGCATCGTAGAGCAGAATATCTGCTGCCATCAGCACGGGGTAATCCAAGAGCCCCGTCGAGACGTTCTCACCCTGTTTCAGCGCTTTTTCTTTGAACTGGATCATCCCCTCTAGCCAGTTAAGTGGAGTGATGCAATTCAGGAGCCAAGTGAGCTCACTGTGTGCAGGCACATGAGACTGGACAAAAATGGTGGAGCAGCTCAGGTCAATCCCGCAGGCGAGATAGAGCGCCGCCGTCCGATAGGTGTTTTCGGCTAAGCTAGCGGCCTCATGCGGCACCGTGATCGCATGCAGATCAACCACACAGAAAAAGTTGTCGTACTGCTGTTGGCCTTCGACCCAATTGCGAATCGCCCCGAGATAGTTGCCGAGGTGCAAGTTGCCGGTCGGTTGAACGCCGGAAAGAACGCGGGGCTTCCCCATGGGGCAGGCAGAGTCCAAATGGCTACAAAGGACTATTGTGCCTGAGGATTTCACTGCACCCGCACCTTAGTCTTGCTGGCTGGCAAACTGCTTAGCACCCAAGGCTGCCAAACTCGTGGCCAACAGCACCAGAATCAGCAAGCTGTACCAAGGGTAATTGGCGGGATTGTAGGCCGCTGCTCGCAGCCCCAAGTTGGTGTACGTCAGGGGCATCAGGTAGACCGCTGCTTTGAGAACGATCGGCAGTTGCGCCGGATCAAAGAAGGTCGCACCCAAGAAGGACATCGGCACGATTAAGAAGTTGTTGTAGAGACCCACGGTTTCCAAGGACTTGACTCGCAAGCCGACCAAGACACCAATTCCGGCAAAAGTGGCGCAGTTGAGTACCAACGTCAGCAAGAACAGGGGGTTCAGGAAGCCCCAACTGCCAGTCGCCAGAATTGCGATCGCTAGCAGCGAAACCGAAGTCAGCAGCCCACGCACGACGCCCGCGATCATTTTGCCGATGTGCAGCGCCAGCGGATGAACTGGGAGGAGCAGTGTTTCTTCAAAAGTTTTGCTGAATAGTCGCTCGCCGCAGATCGAAAAAGTGGTGCCGCCAAAGCTAATCGCCATCGACGACAGCGCCACCATGCCTGGCAGGATGAATTCTAAGTAGCTGTTGTAGCCGCTAGGCAGCCCAGAACCTGGACGCAGGGAACTCCCCAGGCCAAAGCCAAAAGCCACGATATAGATCAATGGTGAGACCAAACCAGAGGAAACAATCTGGGTAATGCGCACCCGGAGATCGAGCCAGTCTCCCCAGAAGACGGTCAGGCTGTCTTGCCAAATCAAAGCCAAGGGCGATCGCGGCGCTGCAGTCGAAGCGAGGAGACTACTCATGAGGTTCAGGGAACAATCGTGCTAAACCAGTACTCAGATCAGGATACGGTGCGTTCTTGGCCGCACCTCTCACTCTGCAGTTGCCAACGAGGCTTTGCATGCGTCGCCGTCCTTCCCCTCCTTCCTACCCCAGCCGCTACTCGGAGCCGCCGAGCCGCCCGCCTCAGCAGCCCCAGAACAAAAATCCTTTCGACTTGATGACCTTGTCGATTCTAGGTGGTGTGCTGATCATCGGAATCGGGATTGGCTCGGTGATTACGTCCAACCTAAGCTTCTCGCCAGAGAACGTCGTTTCGCGGGAAGCCTTAGATCAGCAGGCTCCCGATCGCGATATCTGTGTGCAGTACGGTGCCAGTGCTGTCGCGATGGACATGCGCGTCTTTATGACCCTCAATCCGTTTAGCGTCTATGTGTCGCAGCCGGTGATGCAGCCGGGTTGTGTGATTCGGCGGAATAACTGGGCCGTGCTCGAGCAACAGGGAGCCGTCAGCGGAAACGATGTGCGCGACTGCAAAAACCGGATGAATACCTTTGCCTATACAGGGACGCTGCGCAGCAAACCGGCTGTGAATTGCGTCTATCAAAACGACGCTGCTCAGAACCTCTTCCTCTCGCCGGGTGGGGCCGAGCAATCGCCTAACGAAAGCAACCAGTTCTAAAGCGGCAGCTGAGGTTTAATGCAAGGGGCTATTGCCCCTTGTCTGCTTTTGAGACTTGTGAGACCTGCGATCGCTCCATGACTCTTCTGTCCATCGATCAACTTTCGGTGACCTATCCGGGCTCAGAGCAACCGGCTCTCCAGCAGCTATCGCTGGAGCTAGCTGCGGGTGAACGCTTGGGGTTAGTCGGTGAGTCAGGGTGCGGCAAGAGTACGCTGGGGCGCGCCATTCTGCGATTGTTACCGCCCGGCAGCCACCAGCAAGGAGACATTCGCCTCGCGGGGCAAGCACTCGGTCAACTTCAGGGGCGATCGCTCCAACGGTTCCGTGGCGGCCAAGTAGGGCTGGTCTTCCAAGATCCGATGACGCGCCTCGATCCGCTGCAGACGATTGGCGATCACCTGCTAGAAACGCTACAAGTCCACCGACCACACCTCAGCCGCCGCCAAGCCAAACAGCAGGCTCTGAGCTGGCTTGAACGAGTACGGATTCCTGCCAATCGCTGGTCCCAGTATCCGCATCAGTTTAGTGGCGGCATGCGGCAACGCGTGGCGATCGCGCTGGCTCTCCTCTTGCAACCGCGTCTCGTGGTTGCTGATGAGCCCACCACTAGTTTGGATGTGACGGTCGCGGCGGAAATTTTGCAGGAGCTGACGCGCCTCTGTAGCGAAGAAAATACCAGTCTGCTGCTGATTTCCCACGATTTACCAATGGTGGCCGCTTACTGCGATCGCATTGCAGTGCTTTATCAAGGGCAATTGGTGGAAACTGGTCCAACCACAGCCGTGCTGACTCGGCCTCAGCATCCCTATACGCAAACCCTGCTGCAATCTGCCCGAGCTGCGATCGCGTCATCCCCATCAACGCTTCCTGCCACCACACCGCTGCTGCAACTAGAGAACGTCACCCAACATTTTCGTGTTGCTCAATCTTGGCTGCAGGGCTGGCGCGGCGGTGGTGAGATTGTGCGGGCAGTAGATGGCCTGAGTTTAGAAGTCTGGCCCGGCGAAACCCTCGGACTGATTGGGGAATCAGGCTGCGGTAAAAGCACGTTGTTGCGTACCATCCTGCAACTCCTTCGTCCCAGTCAGGGTAAAGTGCTGTTTCAAGGGCAGGATCTGACGCAATTGCCCGATCGCCGTCTGCGATCGCTGCGGCGTGAACTGCAGCTGATCTTTCAAGATCCGGCGGCTTGCCTCAACCCTCGCCTCACGATTGGCGATGCAATCGCCGATCCCCTCAAGATTCAAGGGCTGGCTCGCGGCGCTGCGGCCAAGCAACAAGTGCTGGCGATTTTGGAACAGGTCGGTCTGACGCCCGCTCCCACTTGGGTCGATCGCTATCCCCATCAACTCTCCGGTGGACAGCAACAGCGAGTTGCGATCGCCCGAGCGTTGATTACCCGCCCCAAACTTGTCCTCTGCGATGAGCCGGTCAGCATGTTAGATGCCACGGTACAGGCTCAAGTGCTTGCGCTCATGCAGGAACTGAAGCAGCAACTCAACCTCACTTACTTATTTGTCACGCATGACCTACGGGTAGCGCGGGAATTTTGCGATCGTGTCGCGGTTTTGCAGCGCGGGAAAATCGTCGAAATTGGCCCTGCTGCCCAGGTGTTGACACAACCTGAACATCCCTACACGCGATCGCTGCTGGCTTCGCTACCGGAGTTGCCGATCGCAATTTGAACTCGAA
Protein-coding regions in this window:
- the trpS gene encoding tryptophan--tRNA ligase; protein product: MGKPRVLSGVQPTGNLHLGNYLGAIRNWVEGQQQYDNFFCVVDLHAITVPHEAASLAENTYRTAALYLACGIDLSCSTIFVQSHVPAHSELTWLLNCITPLNWLEGMIQFKEKALKQGENVSTGLLDYPVLMAADILLYDADRVPVGEDQKQHLELTRDIAVRINHLFGRDDTPIFKLPEPLIPKAGARVMSLTDGTKKMSKSDPTELSRINLLDPPELIEKKVKRCKTDPQRGLEFDNPDRPECNNLLSLYAILSGRSRETVAAECADMGWGQFKPLLAEAAIEALRPIQTKYEEVRSEPGYLDSVLKQGRERASEVANATLRRVQDALGFSRPVA
- a CDS encoding ABC transporter permease, which encodes MSSLLASTAAPRSPLALIWQDSLTVFWGDWLDLRVRITQIVSSGLVSPLIYIVAFGFGLGSSLRPGSGLPSGYNSYLEFILPGMVALSSMAISFGGTTFSICGERLFSKTFEETLLLPVHPLALHIGKMIAGVVRGLLTSVSLLAIAILATGSWGFLNPLFLLTLVLNCATFAGIGVLVGLRVKSLETVGLYNNFLIVPMSFLGATFFDPAQLPIVLKAAVYLMPLTYTNLGLRAAAYNPANYPWYSLLILVLLATSLAALGAKQFASQQD
- a CDS encoding DUF3172 domain-containing protein encodes the protein MRRRPSPPSYPSRYSEPPSRPPQQPQNKNPFDLMTLSILGGVLIIGIGIGSVITSNLSFSPENVVSREALDQQAPDRDICVQYGASAVAMDMRVFMTLNPFSVYVSQPVMQPGCVIRRNNWAVLEQQGAVSGNDVRDCKNRMNTFAYTGTLRSKPAVNCVYQNDAAQNLFLSPGGAEQSPNESNQF
- a CDS encoding dipeptide ABC transporter ATP-binding protein; translation: MTLLSIDQLSVTYPGSEQPALQQLSLELAAGERLGLVGESGCGKSTLGRAILRLLPPGSHQQGDIRLAGQALGQLQGRSLQRFRGGQVGLVFQDPMTRLDPLQTIGDHLLETLQVHRPHLSRRQAKQQALSWLERVRIPANRWSQYPHQFSGGMRQRVAIALALLLQPRLVVADEPTTSLDVTVAAEILQELTRLCSEENTSLLLISHDLPMVAAYCDRIAVLYQGQLVETGPTTAVLTRPQHPYTQTLLQSARAAIASSPSTLPATTPLLQLENVTQHFRVAQSWLQGWRGGGEIVRAVDGLSLEVWPGETLGLIGESGCGKSTLLRTILQLLRPSQGKVLFQGQDLTQLPDRRLRSLRRELQLIFQDPAACLNPRLTIGDAIADPLKIQGLARGAAAKQQVLAILEQVGLTPAPTWVDRYPHQLSGGQQQRVAIARALITRPKLVLCDEPVSMLDATVQAQVLALMQELKQQLNLTYLFVTHDLRVAREFCDRVAVLQRGKIVEIGPAAQVLTQPEHPYTRSLLASLPELPIAI